ACCGCCGAGAAGCACTTCGAGGCTCTTGTCGGTACCGACGTACCCCACGATTCCACACATGGGCTCGAGTCTATCGTGGGCTGAAATGGGAGCCCGCTTGGAGCGCCCCCCTAGAATTGGTGGCCTATGCTTCCGAACGGCGACTCCTCCACCCCCTTCGTCGAGCTGAGCAGGGCCGACTGGGCGGAACTGGCGGAGAACACCCGCCTGCCCCTGCAGGAGACGGAGATCGTCCAGCTCCGCGGCCTCGGCGATCCGCTCGACATGCGCGAAGTGTCGGAGGTCTACCTCCCGCTCAGCCGTCTCCTCAATCTCTACGTGGGCGGCGCGAAGCAGCTGCACCGGGTGACGAGCGACTTCCTCGGTGAGCGAGCGGCCAGCACCCCGTTCGTCATCGGCGTCGCCGGTTCCGTCGCCGTCGGCAAGTCGACGATCGCCCGCCTCCTGCGCGAGCTGCTGTCGCGCTGGGACGACACCCCGCGTGTCGAGCTGGTGACCACCGACGGCTTCCTGCTTCCGAACGCCGAGCTCGAGCGTCGTGGCCTGATGGAGCGCAAGGGCTTCCCCGAGTCGTACGACCGGCGAGCGCTGCTGCGTTTCGTCACGGCCATCAAGAGCGGAGCCCCGGAGGTCCGGGCCCCCTTCTACTCGCACCTCAGCTACGACATCGTTCCGGATGCGGAGATCGTGGTGCGGCGCCCGGATGTCCTCATCGTCGAGGGCCTGAATGTGCTGCAGCCGGCGGGCGGAGGCAACCGGCTCGCCGTGAGCGACCTGTTCGACTTCAGCGTCTACGTGGATGCGCGCACCCGCGACATCGCGCACTGGTACGAGGAGCGTTTCCTGAAGCTGCAGCGCGGCGCGTTCGCCAATCCGAAGTCGTACTTCCACCGCTATGCCCAGCTGACGGAGGAGCAGGCGCGAGCGCGCGCCGCATCCATCTGGACCGCGATCAACGAGCCCAACCTGTTGCAGAACATCCGGCCGACGCGCTCCCGCGCCAAGCTGGTGCTGCGGAAGGATGCGGATCACGCGGTCAGTTCGGTGCTGCTGCGCAAGCTCTGATCTGGCCTCTAGACCTCAAGCATGCATAAATGAGGTCGTGGTGCTCTGGCCATGCATGCATACGTCCCGTAAGCATGAGGCATGCCAGCACCACGTTCTCGCGCCGCCGAACTCTTCGGGCAGCGGGTTCGCGAGGCACGGATCTCGCTCGGGATGAGCCAGGAGGACATCGCCAACCTGGCCGACATGCACGTCACGAACTACGGGCGGGTCGAGCGCGGCGAGGCGAACTCCGAGTTGCACACGATCGTCCGCATCGCGACGGCGCTGGACGTCGACCCGGGCACCCTGATGGCGGGACTGTACGGCACCGAGATGCTGCCCGACCGCTCGCGCGCCTACTCCGTGGCGGACTTCCTCGCGGCGCGCCGCGCGCACGAGACGCGCTGACGCGGGTGCTGACGCGCGAAACGCGCTGACCGACTAGAGGGCCAGGCGCTCCCGCACGACATCGGCGAGCTCGTTCGCCAGGCGCTCTGCCGTGACGTGGTCCGCGGCCTCGACCATGACGCGGACGAGGGGCTCGGTACCCGACGGGCGCAGCAGCACGCGTCCGGTGTCGCCGAGGGCGCTCTCCGCCGTCTGCACGGCGGTGCGGAGCCCCTCATCGGTGTGCACCGCGTGGTGGTCGACGTTCTTCACGTTCACCATCACCTGCGGGTACACCGTCATGACCGTGGCGAGCTCCGCCAGCGTCTTGCCCTGGCGCGCCATCTCGCTGAGGAGGTGGAGGCCGGTGAGGATGCCGTCACCCGTCGTCGCGAACTCGCGCATGATGACGTGGCCGGACTGCTCTCCGCCGAGGGAGTAGTCGTGCTCGTTCATCTCCTCGAGCACGTAGCGGTCGCCGACCGCAGTCTCGACCATCCGGATGCCGTGGTCGCGCATGGCGAGCTTCAGGCCCAGGTTGCTCATCACCGTGGCGACGAGGGTGTCGTCGCGCAGCTTGCCGCGCTCCTTCATGCCGACCGCGAGGATCGCCATGATCTGGTCGCCGTCGACGACGTTGCCGTCGGCGTCGATCGCGAGGCAGCGGTCCGCGTCGCCGTCGTGGGCGATGCCGACATCGGCGCCGGCCGCGAGCACGGCCTTCGCGAGGTTGTCGAGGTGCGTGGAGCCGACACCGTCGTTGATGTTCATGCCGTCCGGCGCGTCGCCGATGACGGTCACTCGCGCTCCGGCGTCGGTGAACACCTCGGGCGAGATCCCCGCCGCCGCACCGTGGGCGCAGTCGAGGACGACATGGATGCCGTCGAGGCGGTGCGGGAGGCTGCCGAGGAGGTGGAGGACGTAGCGGTCCTCCGCGTCGGCGAAGCGTCGGATGCGGCCGACGTCGGCGCCGGTCGGGGTCAGCTTCTCGAGGTCGAGGTGCTGCTCGATGCGGTCCTCGACGACGTCGGGGAGCTTGGTGCCCCCGCGGGCGAAGATCTTGATCCCGTTGTCCGGCGCCGGGTTGTGCGACGCCGAAACCATCACACCGAAGTCTGCATCGAAGTCGGCGATGAGGAACGCCGCTGCGGGCGTGGGGATGACTCCCGCGTCGTACACGTCGATGCCGGAGCTGGCGAGCCCGGCCGCGACGGCGGCGGAGAGGAACTCACCCGAGACGCGGGGGTCGCGGGCGACGATGGCCGTTGGGCGCTTGCCGGCGGCGCGGCGCGCCTCGGCGCTTCGGCCTTGCGTCAGTACAGCAGCAGCTGACTGCGCAAGGCCGAGCGCCAGGTCGGCGGTGAGACTGCCGTTCGCGAGACCGCGAACGCCGTCGGTTCCGAAGAGGCGTGGCATGGACCGAAGCCTAAACGCTGGCGAGCGTTAGCGCTTGGAGAACTGCGACGCCTTGCGGGCCTTCTTGAGACCGGCCTTCTTGCGCTCGGTGACGCGGGCGTCACGGGTGAGGAAGCCGGCCTTCTTCAGGGTCGGGCGGTTGTTGTCGCGGTCGATCTCGTTGAGAGCGCGCGCGATGGCGAGGCGCAGCGCGCCCGCCTGACCCGAGGGGCCACCGCCGGTGATGCGGGCGACGACGTCGTAGGAGCCGATGAGGTCGAGCACCTTGAACGGGTCGTTGATGAGCTGCTGGTGCAGCTTGTTCGGGAAGTAGTCGGCGAACTCACGGCCGTTGACCGTGATGGTGCCGGAACCCGGGACCAGGCGCACGCGCGCGATGGCCTCCTTGCGGCGGCCGACGGCCGCGCCGGGAACGGAGAGGACGGCGCGCGGGGCGGCCGGGGCCTCGGAGGCCGGGGTCTCGGTCGAGTAGGACTCGACGTTCTCGACCTGGGCCGAGTCGATGCTGTCTGCGATCTTCGCCACGGTGGTGATAATCCTTTGTCTCTTTAAGTCGTGAAGGTCTGCGTCGTCGCGCTTACTGGGCGACCTGGCCGAGCGTGTACGGCTTCGGCTGCTGGGCGGCGTGCGGGTGCTCGCTTCCGGTGTAGACCTTCAGCTTGCGGAGCTGGGCGCGGCCGATGGAGTTCTTCGGCAGCATTCCGCGGACGGCCTTCTCGACGGCGCGCACCGGGTTCTTCTCGAGAAGCTCCGAGTACGTGGTCGCCTTGAGTCCACCCGGGTAGCCCGAGTGGCGGTAGGCCTTCTTCTGCAGAGCCTTCTGACCGGTCAGCGCGACCTTGTCGGCGTTGACGATGATGACGAAGTCACCGCTGTCCATGTGGGGGGCGAAGGTCGGCTTGTGCTTGCCGCGGAGGAGGGCGGCGGTGTGGCTGGCGAGACGGCCGAGCACGACGTCGGTCGCGTCGATGACGACCCAGTCGCGCTGGATCTCGTCTGCCTTCGGGGAATAGGTGCGCGTCACAGTAGTGGCTGCTTTCTGTCTCGAACGGAGGTGTTCGTGAATCCCACTCCGTTGGTGGTTCGTTCGCGATGGCGTCGAACCGGACCGGTGGAGGGCTCACGTTCGTGCGTCCGGCCGCAGGGGGCGCGGACACCAAAGGTCAATACTACGGGAGCCGGGCATACCCGGTCAAACCGGCTGAGCCGCACTCAGCCCCAGGGCTGAAACCCGGCGCGATCGTGCGCAGAATCAGCCTCCCCACCCTAGCGTTGCCGGTATGAGTCCGCTCTTGAAACGCAGCCGGTGGCTGCTCGAGCCCGCCCTC
Above is a window of Leifsonia sp. 1010 DNA encoding:
- the rpsI gene encoding 30S ribosomal protein S9, whose translation is MAKIADSIDSAQVENVESYSTETPASEAPAAPRAVLSVPGAAVGRRKEAIARVRLVPGSGTITVNGREFADYFPNKLHQQLINDPFKVLDLIGSYDVVARITGGGPSGQAGALRLAIARALNEIDRDNNRPTLKKAGFLTRDARVTERKKAGLKKARKASQFSKR
- the rplM gene encoding 50S ribosomal protein L13; its protein translation is MTRTYSPKADEIQRDWVVIDATDVVLGRLASHTAALLRGKHKPTFAPHMDSGDFVIIVNADKVALTGQKALQKKAYRHSGYPGGLKATTYSELLEKNPVRAVEKAVRGMLPKNSIGRAQLRKLKVYTGSEHPHAAQQPKPYTLGQVAQ
- a CDS encoding helix-turn-helix transcriptional regulator, encoding MPAPRSRAAELFGQRVREARISLGMSQEDIANLADMHVTNYGRVERGEANSELHTIVRIATALDVDPGTLMAGLYGTEMLPDRSRAYSVADFLAARRAHETR
- the glmM gene encoding phosphoglucosamine mutase yields the protein MPRLFGTDGVRGLANGSLTADLALGLAQSAAAVLTQGRSAEARRAAGKRPTAIVARDPRVSGEFLSAAVAAGLASSGIDVYDAGVIPTPAAAFLIADFDADFGVMVSASHNPAPDNGIKIFARGGTKLPDVVEDRIEQHLDLEKLTPTGADVGRIRRFADAEDRYVLHLLGSLPHRLDGIHVVLDCAHGAAAGISPEVFTDAGARVTVIGDAPDGMNINDGVGSTHLDNLAKAVLAAGADVGIAHDGDADRCLAIDADGNVVDGDQIMAILAVGMKERGKLRDDTLVATVMSNLGLKLAMRDHGIRMVETAVGDRYVLEEMNEHDYSLGGEQSGHVIMREFATTGDGILTGLHLLSEMARQGKTLAELATVMTVYPQVMVNVKNVDHHAVHTDEGLRTAVQTAESALGDTGRVLLRPSGTEPLVRVMVEAADHVTAERLANELADVVRERLAL
- the coaA gene encoding type I pantothenate kinase, with translation MLPNGDSSTPFVELSRADWAELAENTRLPLQETEIVQLRGLGDPLDMREVSEVYLPLSRLLNLYVGGAKQLHRVTSDFLGERAASTPFVIGVAGSVAVGKSTIARLLRELLSRWDDTPRVELVTTDGFLLPNAELERRGLMERKGFPESYDRRALLRFVTAIKSGAPEVRAPFYSHLSYDIVPDAEIVVRRPDVLIVEGLNVLQPAGGGNRLAVSDLFDFSVYVDARTRDIAHWYEERFLKLQRGAFANPKSYFHRYAQLTEEQARARAASIWTAINEPNLLQNIRPTRSRAKLVLRKDADHAVSSVLLRKL